One window of Zalophus californianus isolate mZalCal1 chromosome 3, mZalCal1.pri.v2, whole genome shotgun sequence genomic DNA carries:
- the FZD7 gene encoding frizzled-7 has translation MWGPGAAASRSPLGLCTLVLALLGALPAGAGAQPYHGEKGISVPDHGFCQPISIPLCTDIAYNQTILPNLLGHTNQEDAGLEVHQFYPLVKVQCSPELRFFLCSMYAPVCTVLDQAIPPCRSLCERARQGCEALMNKFGFQWPERLRCENFPVHGAGEICVGQNTSDGSGGPGGGPTAYPTAPYMPDLPYSALPPGAADGRGRSAFPFSCPRQLKVPPYLGYRFLGERDCGAPCEPGRANGLMYFKEEERRFARLWVGVWSVLCCASTLFTVLTYLVDMRRFSYPERPIIFLSGCYFMVAVAHVAGFLLEDRAVCVERFSDDGYRTVAQGTKKEGCTILFMVLYFFGMASSIWWVILSLTWFLAAGMKWGHEAIEANSQYFHLAAWAVPAVKTITILAMGQVDGDLLSGVCYVGLSSVDALRGFVLAPLFVYLFIGTSFLLAGFVSLFRIRTIMKHDGTKTEKLEKLMVRIGVFSVLYTVPATIVLACYFYEQAFREHWERTWLLQTCKSYAVPCPPGHFPPMSPDFTVFMIKYLMTMIVGITTGFWIWSGKTLQSWRRFYHRLSHSSKGETAV, from the coding sequence ATGTGGGGCCCCGGCGCGGCCGCGTCGCGCTCGCCCCTGGGCCTGTGCACCCTGGTGCTTGCGCTGCTAGGCGCGCTGCCCGCCGGCGCCGGGGCGCAGCCTTACCACGGCGAGAAGGGGATCTCGGTGCCGGACCACGGCTTCTGCCAGCCCATCTCCATCCCGCTGTGCACGGACATTGCCTACAACCAGACCATCCTGCCCAACCTGCTAGGCCACACGAATCAAGAGGACGCGGGCCTCGAGGTACACCAGTTCTACCCGCTGGTGAAGGTGCAGTGTTCTCCCGAACTGCGCTTCTTCCTGTGCTCTATGTACGCACCCGTGTGTACCGTGCTGGATCAGGCCATCCCGCCGTGCCGCTCTCTGTGCGAGCGTGCCCGCCAGGGCTGTGAAGCGCTCATGAACAAGTTCGGCTTCCAGTGGCCCGAGCGGTTGCGCTGTGAGAACTTCCCGGTGCACGGCGCGGGCGAGATCTGCGTGGGCCAGAACACGTCCGACGGCTCCGGGGGCCCGGGCGGCGGCCCCACAGCCTACCCCACCGCGCCCTACATGCCGGACCTGCCCTACTCGGCGCTGCCCCCGGGGGCCGCTGACGGCAGGGGCCGCTCTGCCTTCCCCTTTTCGTGCCCCCGCCAGCTCAAGGTGCCCCCCTACCTGGGCTACCGCTTCCTGGGCGAGCGCGACTGCGGCGCCCCGTGCGAGCCAGGCCGTGCCAACGGCCTAATGTACTTTAAGGAGGAGGAGAGGCGCTTTGCCCGTCTCTGGGTGGGCGTGTGGTCGGTGCTGTGCTGCGCCTCGACGCTGTTCACCGTGCTCACCTATTTAGTGGACATGCGGCGCTTCAGCTATCCCGAGCGGCCCATCATCTTTCTGTCCGGCTGCTACTTCATGGTGGCCGTGGCGCACGTGGCCGGCTTCCTGCTGGAGGACCGCGCCGTGTGCGTGGAGCGCTTCTCAGACGATGGCTACCGCACGGTGGCGCAGGGCACCAAGAAGGAGGGTTGCACTATCCTCTTCATGGTGCTGTACTTCTTCGGCATGGCCAGTTCCATCTGGTGGGTCATCCTGTCGCTCACTTGGTTCCTGGCAGCCGGCATGAAGTGGGGCCATGAGGCCATCGAAGCCAACTCGCAGTACTTCCACCTGGCCGCGTGGGCCGTGCCCGCTGTCAAGACCATCACCATCTTGGCCATGGGCCAGGTGGATGGGGACTTGCTCAGTGGGGTGTGCTACGTGGGCCTGTCCAGCGTGGATGCGCTGCGGGGCTTCGTGCTGGCGCCTCTGTTCGTCTACCTCTTCATTGGCACGTCCTTCCTGCTGGCCGGCTTCGTGTCGCTCTTCCGCATCCGCACCATCATGAAGCACGACGGAACCAAGACCGAAAAACTGGAGAAGCTCATGGTGCGCATCGGCGTCTTCAGCGTGCTCTACACGGTGCCCGCGACCATCGTCCTGGCCTGCTACTTCTATGAGCAGGCCTTCCGCGAACACTGGGAGCGCACCTGGCTCCTGCAGACGTGCAAGAGCTACGCGGTGCCCTGCCCGCCTGGCCATTTCCCGCCCATGAGCCCCGACTTCACTGTCTTCATGATCAAGTACCTGATGACCATGATCGTGGGCATCACCACCGGCTTCTGGATCTGGTCCGGCAAGACTCTGCAGTCGTGGCGCCGCTTCTACCACAGACTCAGCCACAGCAGCAAGGGGGAAACTGCGGTatga